The proteins below are encoded in one region of Takifugu rubripes chromosome 1, fTakRub1.2, whole genome shotgun sequence:
- the obsl1b gene encoding obscurin-like protein 1 isoform X14: MDVFGGAPRFLAYPRPVVVQSGADAVLKCQIGGDPRPAVIWERNNEKIDLQGRYRVFEDGNVYNLIITVVTIEDSGQYICKAKNSIGETYAAATLKVEGEAQEMELREENKPRFLIKPLSTRVGRGDDAVFSCKLWGNPRPDVVWEKDGKKLNEIFESTHFSVGFQDGGWFQLKIFKTRAPDGGVYTCKARNDFGEALAGAVLLVDAGPGHEEEGNRNGYTNCHWKSHQGKPRGGRQMPNRLKEDTLTKSTKVKMFAVTEGKHAKFRCFVTGKPKPEIIWRKDGKLILSGRRYLLYEDREGYFTLKVLYCKQKDNGVYVCAASNTAGQTLSAVHLSVKEPPVRFKQPLIDLEVWERDLAVLECEVPEDSVPITWYLEDRRLQPGAKYGMEEWGTKRRLTIRDIGVDDDGIYLCEMPDGGRSIAEVAVKGTILRKLPRKVDVLEGENAAYCVEVEKEEMDIHWYKDGVELRETHQTIIKSFGRTHILVFVNTMPQDSGLVTFLVGRSKTSSQLRVKAARHCPPSCPVGVQINTERANAALLSWVPAQDSRRNPPSGYVLERQEVGTGSQEWLQCLTTDSATSVEILGDSVPCEADYRFRICSVNKYGKSNNVEFPRGVHLVPVARIQAPLQDALVPEGQDAHFSIELSASVIGTWFLNGTQLQEDERYSMRRTRTHQSLRIRGVRDTDNGAEITFIAYGIRDSAAMYIQAPLVKFSPLSEMDRNKFVEIGNPIVLYCELSDPAAPVHWYKNGVELQTMEGLHIQSEGTMRRIVIQSAEFSHSGVYCCDAIDDVIRFNVEVEAPPVKITTLCEAEKKKSVEAGEPLMLRCEISDPNAQVTWYKDGVRLHEAAGHAILAEASARMLMFGSAVLSHAGIYCCKTRDDAVAFHVDVKASLVKSSALTETDQTKTVMAKSPVTLQSELSDTSQEASWYKDETELLPQAGVDLQSEGNVQRIDLQSEGNVQRIDLQSEGNVQRLDLQSEGHVQRLDIQSKGNVQRLDLQSEGNVQRLDLQSEGHVQRLDLQSEGHVQRLDLESEGHVQRLDLQSEGHVQRIVVPPTEQTHIGTYHCELKDDDIQFAAEVKAQPARFSYHQESDRNICVHEGSPIVLRCELSHDPSSHVDWTKDGIKLLPQNNMETNSEGLSRTLHIHSAEKIHAGVYECSTSGHTITFEVDVKGRSPQIMPIPPSEKYRMVAIGCPIILQCEVSDPAAQVSWFKDGGELYCKTGLDMKRDGSMRKLIIQSAKLSDSGIYGCSLTDDVVTFHVDVKATPVKFSALPEVVRNKFVEAGCPIQLQCEVSEPSAQVYWHKDGDQLPPQSEYEIQTKEKLRALLIKCAEVRHSGLYSCEAEDDHIEFKVDVAAPPVTFADIAEEDLFKTVVEQEELLLTCEVSRVDGVVQWYKDGAELQQGHNTTIQADGTKRNLTINSAQLSDMGTYTCRAGDNVIMFKVNIREPPVTIIHPREDVHLERHVPEEIILSCELSRPNGVVSWYKDGQKLQESENIKLKIEGPYRRLKILCSRAEDSGEYVCDTADDSIFFHLNITEPPVRILSPSQSQMELCQQTSERMVLSCEISRPNAVVRWYRNGLEVEENNNLILEVDGVYRRLIIPKTTVKDSAEYVCDTTDDSMTFFVNIAEPPVRFIRSRKMTSTIEKVAGETLVLDCEVSRSNAEVTWKRNGEEIEDSRNITILEDGVMRQLTVHSLTVDHSGQYVCDAKDDVMDFLVKIKELPVKILGKTDAKTEKQFLVSDDIILVCELSRSNASVRWYKDDQLIEDSEHYCSEEQGVFRSLVVLNAGIDDSGKYTCDAVDDKMVFFISVKEPPVQIIGNSGHPEHHTLVAGDDLILECEVSRPSATVQWLRNGKILKPGNRVTIDRCDVVRKLVLSGLQPSDSGTYVCDAIDDQLVTVVEVQAPPVKFVNKEASNEVSACESESVTLRAVVNWETANVRWLKDGQLLDKENIHISSEGKTHKLTINPLQLSDSGEYVCDVNTDEMHFSLSVKEMMMTFTRPLEDTASLKGSSLTLRCEINKLGGDVQWLKDGQEICPGRRHTIRAQGRERSITIHQLMEQDSGEYVCESTHDRTAATVTVEIPRVVEILAELRNITVCEGEDAVFKCVVSPEDARLVWRFNGKQVTAGGRVVISSNGLCHMLCIHNCTVSDSTRVTAEAEGLVSEAELQVQEQQVIFTKKMLPVTAEEYSEATLEVEVSLDTGEVQWMRQGVLIHPGAKCTLKHKGRKRSLTIHNLAVSDRGTYSCETLHDRTQTQLTVEPRKITIKRGLTDIKTTERETATFEVELSHPQVVGMWMRNGIQLKQTNHFRMSAKGKVHSLTVSNLSIEDTGTFMFCVERQKTSARLVVKEPPVTIVRKLQDQRVSDGAVISIECELSRHNVDVKWTKNGTEIKPSKDLRIYAMGRKRFLQILKCNVVDSGIYTCDAGDTTTSCNVEVYERELLITQGLNDLDIQEDQNAVFICELTVEDIPGEWYKNGERIQPTSTVKIRQEGTKHFLLMCNVRPEDSGEIKFIARRVESVAYLDVEELPVNIVKPLEDKTALEMSRVILDCTVSNPRCSIRWYKGCTVILPSERFEICSEGGYRKLIIQQVALDDAGTYSVQVGEYSCSAKLTVEAQPLSVVRELVDVEVTAPDEARFECEVSAPVVRTTEWSLNGERLKSSSCIRVEKMGAVHRLILKQTSTDMSGAIEFTCGKAKSRAQLQVLSGP; encoded by the exons ATGGATGTATTCGGTGGTGCACCGCGTTTCTTGGCCTATCCGAGACCTGTGGTGGTACAAAGCGGAGCTGATGCAGTCCTGAAGTGTCAAATCGGCGGTGACCCAAGGCCCGCTGTTATCTGGGAGCGCAACAATGAAAAGATTGATCTGCAAGGACGATACAGGGTTTTCGAAGATGGAAACGTTTACAACCTCATCATTACTGTGGTGACCATAGAGGACAGTGGTCAATACATATGCAAAGCAAAGAACAGTATTGGGGAGACGTATGCGGCGGCCACATTGAAGGTGGAAGGTGAGGCACAGGAGATGGAGTTGCGAGAGGAAAACAAGCCGAGGTTCCTCATCAAGCCGCTGTCTACTCGAGTCGGTCGCGGGGATGATGCCGTCTTCTCTTGTAAACTCTGGGGAAACCCACGCCCGGATGTTGTCTGGGAAAAGGATGGGAAAAAACTCAATGAAATATTTGAAAGCACACATTTCAGTGTGGGCTTTCAAGATGGCGGATGGTTCCAGCTCAAGATTTTTAAGACTCGCGCACCTGACGGAGGCGTCTACACCTGCAAAGCTCGGAATGACTTTGGGGAAGCACTGGCGGGAGCTGTGTTGCTTGTTGATGCAGGTCCGGGACACGAGGAGGAAGGAAATCGAAATGGCTACACTAATTGCCACTGGAAGTCCCACCAGGGAAAACCGAGGGGTGGAAGACAAATGCCAAATCGGCTCAAAGAGGACACTCTGACCAAGTCCACTAAAGTAAAAATGTTTGCCGTGACAGAGGGTAAACATGCCAAATTCCGCTGCTTTGTGACTGGAAAACCCAAACCAGAAATAATTTGGAGGAAAGATGGGAAGCTAATACTGTCTGGAAGACGTTACTTGTTATACGAGGACAGAGAAGGATACTTCACACTTAAGGTTTTGTACTGTAAACAGAAGGACAATGGGGTTTATGTCTGTGCTGCATCCAACACAGCTGGACAAACCCTCAGTGCCGTCCACCTCTCCGTAAAGG AACCACCTGTGCGGTTCAAGCAGCCTCTCATTGATCTTGAGGTATGGGAACGGGATTTGGCCGTTCTCGAGTGCGAAGTTCCAGAAGACTCTGTTCCCATCACATGGTATTTGGAAGACCGGCGGCTGCAGCCAGGAGCCAAATATGGAATGGAGGAGTGGGGGACAAAACGGCGACTGACTATCCGTGACATCGGCGTTGATGACGATGGAATTTACCTCTGCGAGATGCCTGATGGTGGCAGAAGCATCGCAGAGGTAGCTGTGAAAG GGACAATTTTGCGGAAACTCCCAAGAAAGGTGGATGTTCTAGAGGGTGAAAATGCTGCCTACTGTGTTGAagtagaaaaagaagaaatggacATCCATTGGTACAAAGATGGCGTAGAGCTGCGTGAAACACATCAGACCATAATTAAGTCCTTCGGTCGCACTCACATCCTGGTTTTTGTCAATACGATGCCTCAAGACTCTGGCCTTGTGACTTTCCTTGTTGGGAGATCTAAAACGTCTTCTCAGCTACGAGTGAAAG CTGCCAGACATTGTCCTCCAAGTTGTCCAGTGGGCGTGCAGATCAACACAGAGCGAGCTAATGCAGCTCTCCTCTCATGGGTTCCTGCTCAGGACTCGCGAAGGAATCCGCCATCTGGATATGTACTTGAACGGCAAGAAGTGGGCACCGGCTCACAGGAATGGCTGCAGTGCCTGACTACCGACTCTGCGACCTCCGTGGAGATCCTCGGTGACAGCGTTCCCTGCGAAGCTGACTATCGCTTTCGCATTTGCAGTGTAAACAAATACGGAAAGAGCAATAATGTTGAGTTCCCCAGGGGAGTTCACTTGG TTCCAGTTGCAAGAATACAAGCTCCCTTACAGGATGCCTTGGTACCAGAGGGACAGGACGCCCACTTCTCTATTGAACTCTCCGCTTCGGTTATTGGCACGTGGTTCTTGAATGGCACTCAGCTACAAGAGGATGAACGTTATTCCATGCGCCGCACACGAACGCATCAGTCTCTTCGCATCCGCGGGGTCCGTGATACAGACAATGGAGCCGAGATCACATTTATTGCCTATGGCATTCGGGATTCTGCAGCCATGTACATCCAAG CTCCTCTTGTCAAGTTTTCACCACTGTCAGAAATGGACCGAAATAAATTTGTAGAAATCGGAAACCCCATCGTGCTCTACTGTGAGCTGTCAGATCCCGCCGCTCCGGTTCACTGGTACAAGAATGGTGTGGAATTACAAACGATGGAGGGTCTTCACATCCAATCAGAAGGCACCATGCGACGAATTGTCATCCAGTCTGCAGAATTTTCCCATTCAGGGGTATACTGCTGTGATGCCAtcgatgatgtcatcagattCAACGTGGAAGTAGAGG CTCCGCCAGTGAAAATAACCACACTTTGTGAGGCTGAGAAGAAGAAGTCTGTGGAAGCTGGTGAACCCTTAATGCTACGCTGTGAGATATCGGATCCTAATGCTCAAGTTACTTGGTACAAGGATGGAGTAAGGCTACACGAAGCAGCTGGGCACGCCATCCTGGCAGAGGCTTCCGCACGAATGCTGATGTTTGGGTCAGCAGTGCTGTCTCACGCAGGGATTTACTGCTGCAAAACAAGAGACGATGCAGTGGCGTTTCATGTGGATGTTAAAG CTTCCCTTGTGAAAAGTTCAGCTCTAACTGAGACTGACCAGACAAAGACAGTCATGGCCAAAAGTCCTGTTACTCTGCAATCTGAGCTGTCAGACACCAGTCAAGAGGCCAGCTGGTACAAGGACGAAACAGAGCTGCTTCCACAAGCTGGAGTAGACCTCCAGTCTGAAGGAAATGTGCAGAGAATAGACCTCCAGTCTGAAGGAAATGTGCAGAGAATAGACCTCCAGTCTGAAGGAAATGTGCAGAGACTAGACCTCCAGTCTGAAGGACATGTGCAGAGACTAGACATCCAGTCTAAAGGAAATGTGCAGAGACTAGACCTCCAGTCTGAAGGAAATGTGCAGAGACTAGACCTCCAGTCTGAAGGACATGTGCAGAGACTAGACCTCCAGTCTGAAGGACATGTGCAGAGACTAGACCTCGAGTCTGAAGGACATGTGCAGAGACTAGACCTCCAGTCTGAAGGACATGTGCAGAGAATAGTGGTCCCACCCACAGAACAGACTCACATTGGCACGTACCACTGTGAATTAAAGGATGATGACATTCAGTTTGCTGCAGAAGTAAAAG CACAACCTGCGAGGTTCTCCTACCATCAAGAGAGTGACAGAAACATATGCGTCCATGAAGGTTCTCCCATTGTCCTACGATGCGAGCTCTCTCATGATCCATCCTCTCATGTTGACTGGACCAAGGACGGCATTAAACTTCTACCACAAAATAACATGGAAACAAATTCAGAAGGTCTGTCGAGGACTCTTCACATCCATTCAGCTGAAAAGATACATGCTGGCGTCTATGAATGTTCAACATCAGGCCATACCATCACGTTTGAAGTGGACGTAAAAG GCCGATCGCCACAGATCATGCCAATCCCACCGTCAGAAAAATACAGGATGGTCGCGATTGGTTGTCCAATCATTCTCCAGTGTGAGGTCTCGGACCCCGCTGCCCAGGTTTCCTGGTTTAAAGACGGGGGGGAGCTTTACTGCAAAACTGGCCTTGATATGAAAAGAGATGGCAGCATGCGGAAATTAATCATTCAATCGGCCAAGCTCTCTGACTCTGGCATCTACGGCTGTAGCCTCACTGATGATGTCGTAACATTCCATGTGGACGTCAAAG CTACCCCTGTGAAGTTTTCAGCGCTCCCAGAAGTGGTGAGAAACAAATTTGTTGAAGCGGGCTGCCCAATTCAGCTTCAGTGTGAAGTCTCAGAGCCCAGTGCCCAAGTCTATTGGCACAAGGATGGAGACCAGCTGCCTCCACAAAGCGAATATGAAATTCAAACTAAAGAAAAGCTCAGAGCTCTGCTCATTAAATGTGCAGAGGTCAGACACTCTGGGCTGTACAGCTGTGAGGCCGAAGATGACCATATAGAATTCAAGGTGGATGTTGCAG CACCGCCAGTGACATTCGCTGACATCGCAGAGGAGGACCTGTTCAAGACCGTTGTGGAACAGGAAGAGCTTCTTTTGACATGTGAAGTATCACGGGTCGATGGGGTCGTCCAGTGGTACAAAGATGGCGCCGAACTGCAACAAGGTCATAATACCACAATTCAAGCAGACGGTACCAAAAGGAACCTGACGATAAATTCTGCTCAGCTGTCTGATATGGGCACGTACACCTGCCGTGCAGGAGACAATGTCATAATGTTCAAGGTTAATATACGAG AACCTCCAGTGACAATCATCCACCCAAGGGAAGACGTCCATCTCGAGCGTCATGTCCCAGAGGAAATTATTCTCAGCTGTGAATTGTCACGTCCCAATGGTGTCGTCAGCTGGTACAAAGATGGTCAAAAGCTGCAGGAAAGCGAGAACATTAAACTGAAGATTGAAGGCCCTTACCGGAGGCTTAAGATTCTGTGCAGTCGAGCCGAAGATTCTGGAGAATATGTCTGCGATACAGCTGATGATTCCATATTCTTTCACCTTAACATTACAG AACCCCCTGTGCGGATTCTGTCCCCAAGTCAGTCCCAAATGGAACTGTGCCAGCAGACCTCTGAGAGGATGGTGCTGAGCTGTGAGATCTCCCGGCCTAATGCAGTGGTGCGCTGGTATCGAAATGGACTCGAAGTAGAAGAGAACAACAACCTTATTCTTGAGGTGGACGGTGTTTACAGAAGACTGATTATACCGAAAACTACTGTCAAAGATTCTGCTGAATATGTTTGTGACACAACAGACGACTCCATGACATTCTTTGTAAACATAGCAG AGCCTCCTGTTCGCTTCATACGATCGAGAAAGATGACCAGTACGATAGAAAAGGTAGCCGGGGAGACACTGGTCTTAGACTGTGAGGTTTCAAGATCAAACGCTGAAGTCACCTGGAAGAGGAATGGGGAAGAAATAGAAGACTCGAGGAACATCACCATCCTTGAGGATGGTGTCATGCGACAATTAACTGTTCACTCACTGACAGTGGATCATTCTGGCCAATATGTCTGCGATGCCaaggatgatgtcatggatttccttgttaaaataaaag AATTACCTGTGAAAATTCTTGGAAAAACTgatgcaaaaacagaaaaacagttcTTAGTGTCAGATGACATTATTCTGGTGTGTGAACTATCGAGGTCGAACGCCTCAGTCAGATGGTACAAAGACGATCAGTTAATTGAGGACTCTGAGCATTACTGTAGCGAAGAGCAAGGTGTTTTCCGATCACTGGTCGTCCTAAATGCTGGGATCGATGATTCGGGAAAATACACCTGTGATGCAGTGGATGATAAAATGGTCTTCTTTATCTCTGTCAAAG AGCCTCCGGTACAGATTATTGGAAACTCGGGTCACCCAGAACATCACACCCTGGTGGCTGGAGATGACCTTATTTTGGAGTGCGAGGTGTCTCGCCCGAGCGCCACTGTTCAGTGGTTACGCAACGGGAAGATACTGAAACCAGGCAACCGTGTAACAATCGACCGATGCGATGTTGTGAGGAAGCTCGTTCTCTCTGGACTTCAGCCCTCCGACTCCGGAACCTACGTTTGTGACGCCATCGATGACCAACTGGTAACCGTGGTGGAGGTCCAAG CACCACCGGTCAAGTTTGTGAATAAAGAAGCAAGCAACGAGGTCTCGGCCTGTGAGAGTGAGAGCGTCACTCTTCGTGCTGTTGTGAACTGGGAAACAGCAAATGTACGGTGGCTGAAAGACGGCCAACTTTTGGACAAGGAAAATATTCACATCTCCAGTGAGGGTAAAACCCACAAGCTCACCATTAATCCCCTGCAGCTGTCAGATTCTGGGGAATATGTCTGTGATGTAAACACCGATGAGATGCATTTCAGTCTTTCAGTCAAAG AAATGATGATGACGTTCACCAGACCGCTGGAGGACACTGCGTCCCTGAAAGGCAGCAGCCTCACATTACGATGTGAGATCAACAAACTCGGAGGAGACGTCCAGTGGCTGAAGGACGGTCAAGAGATCTGTCCGGGCCGCAGGCACACGATAAGGGCACAAGGTCGAGAGCGAAGCATTACAATCCACCAGCTGATGGAACAAGATTCTGGAGAGTATGTCTGTGAATCGACGCATGACAGAACGGCGGCTACCGTCACTGTAGAAA TTCCTCGCGTTGTGGAGATCCTGGCGGAGCTTCGTAACATCACTGTCTGTGAAGGAGAAGACGCGGTGTTCAAGTGTGTGGTGTCGCCGGAGGACGCTCGCTTGGTGTGGCGCTTCAATGGCAAGCAGGTCACTGCTGGCGGGCGCGTGGTCATTTCGAGCAACGGACTGTGCCACATGCTCTGCATCCACAACTGCACGGTTTCAGATAGCACGAGAGTGACAGCTGAGGCCGAGGGGCTGGTATCAGAGGCTGAACTTCAGGTTCAAG AACAACAGGTCATTTTCACCAAGAAGATGCTGCCGGTCACAGCTGAGGAGTACAGTGAGGCAACTctagaggtggaggtgagtCTGGACACTGGAGAGGTGCAATGGATGAGGCAGGGGGTGCTGATCCACCCTGGAGCCAAGTGTACGCTGAAACACAAGGGCCGAAAACGCAGTCTCACAATCCACAACCTGGCCGTGTCCGACCGGGGCACATACAGCTGCGAGACCCTCCACGACCGGACACAAACCCAGCTAACAGTGGAAC CTCGGAAAATTACAATCAAGAGAGGCCTGACCGATATCAAaaccacagagagagaaacgGCAACTTTCGAGGTAGAACTCTCCCATCCCCAAGTCGTCGGCATGTGGATGAGAAACGGAATCCAGCTGAAACAGACGAATCATTTCCGCATGAGCGCCAAGGGAAAAGTTCACAGCCTCACCGTCTCAAACCTGTCGATCGAGGACACCGGCACCTTCATGTTCTGTGTGGAGCGCCAGAAAACATCTGCACGGCTGGTTGTGAAAG AGCCACCAGTGACCATCGTCAGGAAACTGCAAGACCAAAGAGTCTCTGACGGGGCAGTAATCTCTATCGAGTGTGAGCTGTCGAGACACAACGTCGATGTTAAATGGACGAAG AACGGGACTGAGATAAAGCCGAGCAAAGACCTGCGCATTTATGCAATGGGAAGGAAAAGGTTTCTTCAGATCCTGAAGTGCAACGTTGTTGATTCTGGGATTTACACCTGTGATGCCGGAGACACCACTACATCCTGTAACGTGGAGGTTTACG AGCGAGAGCTGCTGATCACGCAGGGCCTCAACGACCTGGACATCCAGGAGGATCAGAACGCAGTGTTCATTTGTGAGCTCACGGTGGAGGACATACCGGGAGAGTGGTATAAAAATGGCGAGAGGATACAACCCACCAGCACCGTCAAAATCCGTCAGGAAG GGACCAAACATTTTCTTCTCATGTGCAACGTGCGGCCAGAGGATTCAGGGGAGATCAAGTTCATTGCAAGACGTGTTGAGTCTGTGGCTTATCTGGATGTGGAAG AGCTTCCTGTCAACATCGTAAAACCTCTGGAGGACAAAACCGCCCTTGAAATGAGCCGTGTGATCCTGGACTGCACCGTGTCCAACCCCAGATGTAGCATCCGCTGGTACAAAGGCTGCACCGTCATCCTGCCCTCCGAGCGCTTCGAGATCTGCAGCGAAGGCGGCTATCGCAAGTTGAtcatccagcaggtggcgctcgACGACGCGGGCACATACAGCGTGCAGGTTGGAGAGTATTCATGCTCAGCCAAACTGACAGTCGAGG CCCAGCCTCTGTCAGTGGTCAGGGAGCTGGTGGATGTGGAGGTCACGGCTCCTGATGAAGCTCGCTTTGAGTGCGAGGTCTCGGCTCCAGTCGTCAGGACCACCGAGTGGAGCCTGAACGGGGAGCGCTTAAAGTCCAGTTCCTGCATTCGGGTGGAGAAGATGGGCGCCGTGCACAGACTGATCCTGAAACAAACCTCAACCGACATGAGCGGAGCGATTGAGTTCACCTGTGGGAAAGCCAAAAGCAGAGCTCAACTTCAGGTGCTGA GTGGTCCATGA